The Penaeus vannamei isolate JL-2024 chromosome 4, ASM4276789v1, whole genome shotgun sequence genome segment cacacacatatatatatatatatatatatatatatatatatatatatatatatatatatatatatatttatgtatgtatttacatatctatatgtatgcttgtatatatatatatttatgtatatagttttgtttatatatatatatatatatatatatatatatatatatatatatatatatatatatatatatatatatatatatatatatatatccatatagacatacatacatacattcatatatccatatagacatacatacatacatacatacatacatatatatatatatatatataatatatatatatatatatatatatatatatatatatatatatatatatatatatatatatatatatatatatatatatatatatatatatatatatatatatatatatatatatatatatatatatatatatatatagatatacacacacatatatatatatatatatatatatatatatatatatatatatatatttatatatgtatatatatatttgtgtatgtgtgtgtgtgtgtgtgtgtgtgtgtgtgtgtgtgtgcgtgcgtgcgtgtgtgtatgtgtgtgtgtgtgcgtgtgtgtgtgtgtgtgtgtgtgtgtctgagagtgaggtgtgggtgtatatatacatatattttttgtatgtatacatacatacatacatacatacacacacacacacacacacacacacacacacacacaaacacacacacacaaacacacacacacacacacacacacacacacacacacacacacacacacacacacacacacacacacacatatatatatatatatatatatatatacatatatgtatagatatgcaaagcatatctagatatatctgtgtgtgtgcatgtctatctgtgtgcgtgtgttagtgcatgtgtatgttaaaTTTAAGAATTTATTTCTACAGATAGCAGATAGAGCAGTGACTACATCATCTGTGGACTAATCTAACTACAATCTTACGAAGTTACAACAAACAACTTAATGATGCTCAAGTATGTTTAAATTGCAAAGCGAACCAGCAGTCCCACTGAGTTACGGCGGcagtgaatatgtacatacacacaaacacactacatacacaagACATACCTTCCGCTTCCGACACCGCCTTGAAGAAGTTGATGAGGCCGTCTTCGGAACGTCTCATGTCGACCAAAGCATAGTGAGTGGATGCGAATAAATGGCCCCGAGATTATCCACGACAACTTACTATAACTCTAGACTGATAGTTTCTTTGAAATAGCGTTTTCCGCAGACACTTTGCAAATGGTCCATATCTCATCCATTCTCTCGTATATGAGCGCGAAAATAAAACGAGAGTTTATTACTACATTCATACATTTGTTGTACAATAACAGATCTTAATCAAGAGTAATTTAAATGAccttatacatacatttctctttttttattttatttttttttatttgtaacaaGTTTGATAATTAGAAATttaactatatgtgtatgtgtaaatatatatattttatgaatttcAACATTTGCCGAATCATCAGATATAACGCAATAGTCTTTTCAGATATAGTAAAGTACTCATTAATGGAAAGGTAGATGGTAGACATAACTCAAGGTAAAGGTcgcacggaaggaaggaaggaaaggggcgtGTCCACTGGACTCGTGGACTTGGGTATAAAAGGGACTCGCTCGATGGCCGGAGCATCACTCTTCTACCTCCATCATGTTCACTAAGGTAACAAGTCTTATCAGTCTTGCTTATTAAGAAACAGTAGTGTTTACCTTCATGGTAATGTGTCTTCTGTTGTGTTAATgtgcataaaaagaaaataactcgtAATCTGATATATTTCTTCCCTTCTAGGCTGTCGTTGCCCTCGCCCTCGTGGCCGTTGCTGCCTCTGCTCCTTCTCAGCCAGCCTATGGCTATGCTCCTCAGCCTGCCTATGAGGTTTGTATATTTTCTTGAGATTTGATAATAGTACGACTGATTTCGTTAAGCACTAATGTATTATGACCGGAAATCTAGTACTGTATAATTCTAATTTTGTGTATCCTTTCCAGGtccctgccaagtacgacttcaactatgccgtgaaggacgactactccggcaacgaTTTCGGTCACCAGGAGACCCGTGATGGCTAtgacactcagggatcctactacgtcctccttcccgacggtcgtctgcagaaggtcgcctacactgtcaacggcgactccggttacgtggctgaggtcagctacgagggtgaggcccagtaccccgagtacaagccTGCTCCTTACCATCCTGAACCTGCTTACAAGCCTGCTCCTTACCATCCCgcacctgcctacaagcctgccccTACCTACAAGCCTGCCCCTACATACGAGCCTGCCCCTACCTACGAGACCACCCCAGCCTACGCCTAAATGAAATTCGATtaaaatatttaaatagatatttattaaaGTGAGATTCTAATAACATTGTACTTTATTCCTATCACAACAAAAGATGCTAGCAAGTCTTTCCGGAACTCGGAATGTCTTTtgatataatcaatattgttattagtagtggaGGTTGCATTCGTGATAATAGATTTTTTAATAGAGAAGACATAATTTAATATGATAATTTCAAATGAAtatgttaagatatatatatatttttttcacgaaGCATGCACAAAAAAGTAGCTCTAAGTAGAAGTAATCCCAAATGAGTTGTATTAAAACATTGCAACGAACGTAAAATTAAGATTCGTCTTTTCTtgtagcaatatatatgtatatatatatatatatgtatatatatatatatatatatatatatatatatatatatatatatatatatatatatatatatatatatatttgggtggtAAGATATCAAAGTgacaaataatagaataaaaaggatTATTATACAAATAAATGCGGAGTATATACAaatcacacaaaaagaaaatatattcattgATGGCTTCACAAGCATTCGACAGGTTTGTTTCTTTTTGGCGTAGTCCCAAGATTTCTTCTAGTTGCcatacttttttttccccttcgcatATGCCTAAAATAAAAACACTGAAAGAACAAaaattgcataaataaatacGCCAATTCTTATAAGCttttgaacaatatatatatatatatatacatatacatacatacatacatacatacatacatacatacatacatatatatatatatatatatatatatatatatatatatatatatatatatatacatatacatacatacatacatacatacatatatatatatatatatatatatatatatatatatatatatatatatatatatatatatattgaataattcAAAACAATGTTTCCTCCCTCGGGAGGAGGTAGGTAACGAGTATGGTGGGTGCATATAGAGGGAGGTCTCTCCATGGTACATTAGGAATGAGGTCACCTTCGACATACCCTCAGGGATCTTACCCACCGAAAACTACTGGCCACGCATGCCCCTTTACGTAATAATTAATTGCAATTAAGGTAGCTCTTGTAACAGGTTAATAGGTACTTTTGAATATAAATCCACGGCGAGTACATGTGTCTATAATATAAAAGTCAGGGTTCAGTAGGAAGATTTTTCGGATCGGATTTTTAGTGTACCTTTACATGGCTTTGTCCTTGGCATGTTGTGCATAATTTAGCCAGGCCTAGGTCTTggtgatatataaagaaatgataatatatatatatatatatatatatatatatatatatatatatatatatatatatatatacacacacacac includes the following:
- the LOC113822563 gene encoding cuticle protein 7-like — protein: MFTKAVVALALVAVAASAPSQPAYGYAPQPAYEVPAKYDFNYAVKDDYSGNDFGHQETRDGYDTQGSYYVLLPDGRLQKVAYTVNGDSGYVAEVSYEGEAQYPEYKPAPYHPEPAYKPAPYHPAPAYKPAPTYKPAPTYEPAPTYETTPAYA